One Campylobacter concisus DNA segment encodes these proteins:
- a CDS encoding c-type cytochrome, which produces MRAIIPLIAAALLFVGCEKSEDKAQEAASEQGAKVATSASIKVEKNENNESANKQNEFIKYDMHGEKSVKFGLEDNNVSRQIGALAMVKSPLQSINLRLIKGRLSKDFITKCSACHDDYANGIIGPSLLTKSEDEIYKMINAYKNKEKVNVLMRDLVKKMDESEIRKLAKEISDFNAQFRSKQ; this is translated from the coding sequence ATGAGAGCAATAATACCTTTAATAGCTGCTGCGTTGCTATTTGTCGGCTGTGAAAAGAGTGAGGACAAAGCGCAAGAGGCTGCTAGCGAGCAAGGCGCAAAGGTGGCGACAAGCGCTAGCATAAAGGTCGAAAAAAATGAAAACAACGAGAGTGCAAATAAGCAAAATGAATTTATAAAATACGATATGCACGGCGAAAAAAGCGTTAAATTTGGACTTGAAGATAACAACGTAAGCCGCCAGATCGGAGCGCTTGCCATGGTAAAAAGCCCGCTTCAAAGTATAAATTTAAGGCTTATAAAGGGCAGACTTAGCAAGGACTTCATCACTAAGTGCTCAGCCTGCCACGACGACTATGCAAACGGCATCATCGGACCATCTCTTCTAACAAAGAGCGAGGATGAAATTTATAAGATGATAAACGCTTATAAAAACAAAGAGAAAGTAAATGTGCTGATGCGTGATCTTGTTAAAAAGATGGATGAGAGTGAGATTAGAAAATTAGCCAAAGAGATAAGCGATTTTAATGCGCAGTTT